The following are from one region of the Bacteroidales bacterium genome:
- a CDS encoding sigma-70 family RNA polymerase sigma factor yields MKIKLKDKELVKKFIEGDKSALEVLIKRHKERVYTYIFFIVKNEKLAEDIFQDTFIKVIKSLRKGKYNEQGVFVSWVIRIAHNLTIDYFRKDSRMPTYSNDVNSEIDIFNSKRFSEETIEDEMIKKQIAADVRNLVEELPNEQKEVILLRHFGNLSFREIAEQTNVSINTALGRMRYALINLRKLIEEKNLNLSVF; encoded by the coding sequence ATGAAAATCAAACTAAAAGACAAGGAACTTGTTAAGAAGTTTATTGAAGGGGATAAGTCTGCACTTGAGGTATTAATAAAAAGACATAAAGAAAGAGTTTATACTTACATATTCTTTATTGTTAAAAATGAGAAATTAGCCGAAGACATTTTTCAAGACACATTTATTAAGGTAATTAAATCTTTGAGAAAAGGTAAGTACAATGAACAAGGTGTTTTTGTTTCTTGGGTAATCAGGATTGCACATAATTTAACAATTGATTATTTCAGGAAAGATTCAAGAATGCCTACTTATTCTAATGATGTTAATTCTGAAATTGATATTTTTAATTCAAAAAGATTTTCGGAAGAAACTATTGAAGATGAAATGATTAAGAAACAGATTGCCGCTGATGTCAGAAATCTTGTTGAGGAATTACCTAACGAACAAAAAGAGGTAATTTTATTAAGACATTTTGGAAATTTGAGCTTCAGAGAAATAGCGGAACAAACAAACGTAAGTATAAATACAGCTCTCGGAAGAATGAGATACGCATTAATTAATTTAAGAAAACTTATAGAAGAAAAGAATTTGAATTTGTCTGTATTTTAA
- the sucD gene encoding succinate--CoA ligase subunit alpha — MSVLINKKSKVIVQGFTGSEGTFHATQMIEYGTNVVGGVTPGKGGQFRLDKPIFNTVEDAVKETGADVSIIFVPPAFAADAIMEAANAGIKVIVAITEGIPTSDMVKVKEYLTDKDTTLIGPNCPGIITAEEAKIGIMPGFIFKKGSVGIVSKSGTLTYEAVDQITKVGLGQTTAIGIGGDPIIGTSTLDAVKLFEADPETKGIVMIGEIGGNMEAEAAEWIKTNGTKPVVGFIAGETAPKGKRMGHAGAIIGGKADTAQAKKQILRESGVHVVDSPADIGIKMAELLK, encoded by the coding sequence ATGAGCGTTTTAATAAATAAAAAATCAAAAGTTATCGTTCAGGGATTTACAGGCAGCGAAGGAACTTTTCATGCAACACAAATGATTGAATACGGGACTAATGTTGTCGGCGGAGTAACACCGGGTAAAGGCGGACAATTCAGATTAGATAAACCTATTTTTAATACTGTAGAAGATGCCGTTAAAGAGACAGGTGCCGATGTTTCAATTATATTTGTTCCGCCGGCTTTTGCAGCTGATGCAATTATGGAAGCTGCAAATGCCGGAATTAAGGTTATTGTTGCAATCACAGAAGGTATTCCTACTTCTGACATGGTAAAAGTTAAAGAATATCTTACGGATAAGGATACAACTTTAATAGGTCCTAATTGTCCCGGAATTATCACGGCAGAAGAAGCAAAAATCGGTATTATGCCCGGTTTTATCTTCAAAAAAGGTTCGGTTGGTATTGTTTCAAAATCAGGAACATTAACTTATGAAGCTGTTGATCAAATTACAAAAGTAGGCTTAGGGCAAACAACAGCGATAGGAATAGGAGGAGACCCGATTATAGGAACTTCTACTTTAGACGCCGTAAAGCTTTTTGAAGCCGACCCCGAAACAAAAGGAATAGTAATGATTGGTGAAATAGGCGGAAATATGGAAGCAGAAGCAGCAGAATGGATAAAAACAAACGGAACAAAGCCTGTTGTAGGGTTTATTGCCGGAGAAACAGCACCTAAAGGAAAACGGATGGGACATGCCGGAGCAATAATCGGTGGAAAAGCCGATACAGCTCAAGCTAAAAAACAGATTTTAAGAGAAAGCGGTGTTCATGTTGTTGACTCACCTGCTGATATAGGAATAAAAATGGCAGAACTTCTTAAATAA
- a CDS encoding GNAT family N-acetyltransferase, translating into MKTLENSTIRLRSIETEDIDFLYQTENNIDLWEISNIVSPYSKHTLEKYIQNTQDIFSAKQVRFIIETTVEKKVVGMIDLFNYDPIHLRAEIGINIINNEKRKKFAENALIVLKEYCIHILRLTQVYCNISADNIASVNLFKKAGFKQTGKKEQWLNTSEGFKDVLFFQLIFD; encoded by the coding sequence ATGAAAACACTTGAAAACTCGACAATTAGATTAAGAAGTATAGAAACAGAAGATATTGATTTTTTATATCAAACTGAAAACAACATTGATTTATGGGAAATCAGCAACATCGTAAGCCCTTATTCTAAGCATACTTTGGAAAAATATATACAAAATACTCAAGATATTTTTTCTGCAAAACAAGTAAGATTTATCATTGAAACAACTGTTGAAAAAAAAGTTGTAGGAATGATTGATTTATTTAATTATGACCCTATTCATCTTCGTGCGGAAATAGGAATAAACATAATTAACAATGAAAAAAGAAAGAAATTTGCTGAAAATGCATTAATTGTTTTAAAAGAATATTGCATTCATATTTTAAGGCTAACCCAAGTTTATTGTAATATCAGTGCCGACAATATTGCAAGTGTAAATTTATTTAAGAAAGCCGGCTTTAAACAAACAGGAAAAAAAGAACAATGGTTAAATACATCAGAAGGATTTAAAGATGTTTTATTTTTCCAACTTATTTTTGATTGA
- a CDS encoding GAF domain-containing protein, whose protein sequence is MKTKLRLKILVKLILGFGIILLSFLTAYTYIYLMLKENRELTTKVNNDIVPSMSTLNKFSSTIFESKHLLKNWVLFEKKSNTPKKLRLIKINQNIYIDTKYELKNLSQNWEQNERQKLNQIFDLTDSWFTQQKNIMKRLNSPEKYDDTEFDKKYSHYVQEGEPLMDLADNIKTQIDEMYSAKKDVLLSYNVKMEKSFLEFTNRIIVSGIILIIMVLLIAFLFVRSMLTPLNYIRKVIASMSAGELPKKEVLTSTDEIGQMGKALNNLISGLKQKAEFAKEIESGNFEGKFEKSGKSDVLGNSLLAMRNSLADAAKHEAIRRKENEERSWVTQGISEFNEIIREHSGTKEDFGLVAINKLTRYTGSQVGGLYVLNESDENNVFLELIAFYAYDRHKFFEQKILPGENLIGQCYLEKDTIFLTDIPKSYIKISSGLGEEDAKSVLIVPLIINEKVYGIVELASINVFEAYQIEFVEKVSEILASTISTIQINLHTKQLLEETHEKSEILEQHEKESIKNIERLNIELEEMRIANSELKQKNKELQNIINEK, encoded by the coding sequence TTGAAAACAAAATTAAGATTAAAAATTCTGGTTAAACTCATACTCGGGTTCGGTATTATATTACTCTCTTTTTTAACAGCATACACATATATATATCTTATGTTAAAAGAGAACAGAGAGTTAACTACAAAGGTTAATAATGACATTGTTCCTTCAATGTCAACATTAAATAAATTTTCTTCAACAATATTTGAATCTAAACATTTACTGAAAAATTGGGTACTGTTTGAAAAAAAGAGTAACACACCTAAAAAATTACGATTAATTAAAATAAACCAAAATATTTATATCGATACAAAATATGAATTGAAAAATTTATCACAAAATTGGGAGCAAAACGAACGCCAAAAGCTAAACCAAATATTCGATTTGACAGACAGTTGGTTTACACAACAAAAAAATATAATGAAACGTTTAAACTCTCCCGAAAAATATGACGATACAGAATTCGATAAAAAATATTCTCATTATGTTCAAGAGGGTGAGCCTTTAATGGACTTAGCTGATAATATTAAAACCCAAATAGATGAAATGTATTCAGCAAAAAAAGATGTTTTACTTTCTTATAATGTTAAGATGGAGAAATCATTTTTAGAATTTACAAACAGAATTATTGTTTCCGGCATAATTTTAATTATAATGGTTCTGCTTATTGCATTCTTATTTGTGAGGTCAATGTTGACTCCCTTAAATTATATCAGAAAAGTTATTGCATCAATGTCTGCGGGAGAACTTCCTAAGAAAGAAGTGCTGACATCTACCGATGAGATAGGGCAAATGGGTAAAGCCCTTAATAATTTAATATCTGGCTTAAAGCAAAAGGCTGAATTTGCAAAAGAGATTGAGTCCGGAAATTTTGAAGGTAAATTTGAAAAAAGCGGAAAAAGTGATGTGCTGGGAAACTCTTTATTAGCCATGAGAAACAGTTTGGCAGATGCAGCGAAACATGAGGCAATACGTAGGAAGGAAAATGAAGAACGAAGTTGGGTTACTCAAGGAATTTCTGAATTTAATGAAATTATAAGAGAACACAGCGGAACTAAAGAAGACTTTGGTTTAGTTGCAATAAATAAACTAACGAGATATACAGGTTCGCAAGTCGGAGGGCTTTATGTTTTAAATGAATCTGATGAAAACAACGTTTTTCTTGAACTTATTGCATTTTATGCTTATGACAGGCATAAGTTTTTTGAACAAAAAATTCTTCCGGGTGAAAATTTAATAGGGCAATGTTATTTGGAAAAAGATACAATCTTTTTAACAGATATTCCGAAGTCTTATATAAAAATTTCTTCAGGCTTAGGGGAGGAAGATGCAAAAAGTGTTTTAATAGTTCCGCTTATTATTAACGAGAAAGTTTATGGTATAGTAGAACTTGCATCAATAAACGTGTTCGAAGCATATCAAATTGAATTTGTTGAAAAAGTAAGCGAAATTTTAGCTTCTACAATTTCTACAATTCAAATTAATCTACATACGAAACAACTTTTAGAAGAAACTCATGAAAAATCAGAAATTCTGGAACAACATGAAAAAGAAAGTATAAAAAATATTGAGCGATTAAATATTGAGTTGGAAGAAATGCGAATAGCTAACAGCGAACTGAAACAAAAAAATAAAGAATTGCAAAACATTATAAATGAAAAGTAA
- a CDS encoding LysM peptidoglycan-binding domain-containing protein produces MKRIIGIFIFLSIFELSFSQTEIKKSDETAIINNQKYYLHKVEAGQTLYSICKAYNVSQKDVAKANNILTSSIKIGQILKMPIVNKEEKDSPDFIFHKVTAGETLYALSKKYNVSVEDIIMHNVDAKYGIKTDQVLKIPNIKKGNFDYEDENIYYYTVEKGNTLFSISQKFGMPIRQIVLFNPETKNGLKAGQTLKIPKTNYDISERLPINNDTEIQIYEHLYFEEEGITPCNKFVYNKTMSFNIVLLLPLHLDRNVYYISNYKDEKDKMFYKNTKVFFELYEGILLALQTLKKQGLSINLSVYDTKNDSKTVNDIMKSLNYNDVDLIIGPVYSANVKIATNYAKNNRINLISPLSQNIDLIKNNPFVYQVVPSTEMRIKKTSDMFGRMHDTSIVMIHNGTEKEKKLINIYKNKLVQSSSFQETTNAISLKTVNYNKGGEETIEDALSVGVQNVIVIPSDEEVFITQVVDKLNLLSETYDIKLVGSPNWESFQNINLKHLKDLSFHYISPVFRNYSNPEVKKFVAEYRTTFETEPSIYSFEGYDIMYYFANALRKYGRHFQFCLSPGDAIPDKNGIVFDFDFVRTNKNGGFENNGMFILEYSENFQKQKTTF; encoded by the coding sequence ATGAAAAGAATAATAGGAATATTTATATTTCTTTCAATATTTGAACTGAGTTTTTCCCAAACCGAAATTAAAAAATCGGATGAAACAGCAATAATAAATAATCAAAAATATTATTTGCATAAAGTTGAAGCCGGTCAAACTTTATATTCAATTTGTAAAGCATATAATGTTTCTCAAAAAGATGTTGCAAAAGCCAATAACATACTTACCTCTTCAATAAAAATAGGACAAATATTAAAAATGCCTATTGTTAATAAAGAAGAAAAAGATTCTCCTGATTTTATTTTCCATAAGGTTACGGCAGGAGAAACGCTATATGCTTTATCAAAAAAATATAATGTTTCGGTTGAAGATATTATTATGCACAATGTTGACGCAAAATATGGAATTAAAACCGATCAGGTTTTAAAAATTCCTAATATTAAAAAAGGAAATTTCGATTATGAAGACGAAAATATTTATTATTATACGGTTGAAAAAGGTAATACATTATTTTCAATATCACAAAAATTCGGAATGCCGATAAGGCAAATAGTTCTTTTTAATCCTGAAACTAAAAACGGTTTAAAAGCCGGACAAACTTTAAAAATTCCGAAAACAAACTACGATATCTCTGAAAGGCTTCCGATAAATAACGATACCGAAATTCAAATATATGAACATTTGTATTTTGAAGAAGAAGGTATAACTCCTTGCAACAAGTTTGTTTACAATAAAACAATGAGTTTTAATATTGTTCTTTTATTGCCGCTTCATCTGGACAGAAATGTTTATTATATAAGCAATTACAAAGACGAAAAAGATAAAATGTTCTACAAAAACACTAAGGTTTTTTTTGAATTGTATGAAGGGATTTTATTGGCATTACAAACATTGAAAAAACAAGGACTTTCGATAAACCTTTCTGTATATGATACAAAAAATGACAGTAAAACGGTTAATGATATAATGAAAAGTTTAAATTATAATGATGTTGACTTAATAATAGGACCTGTTTATTCTGCAAATGTTAAAATAGCAACTAATTATGCAAAAAACAATCGTATAAACCTAATTTCGCCTCTATCTCAAAATATTGATTTAATAAAAAATAATCCGTTTGTTTATCAAGTTGTTCCCTCAACGGAAATGCGAATAAAAAAAACATCCGATATGTTCGGACGTATGCATGACACAAGTATTGTAATGATACATAACGGAACAGAAAAAGAAAAAAAACTAATTAATATTTATAAAAATAAGCTTGTTCAATCAAGCTCATTTCAAGAAACCACAAATGCCATAAGCCTTAAAACCGTAAATTATAATAAAGGCGGTGAAGAAACAATTGAAGATGCACTGTCGGTAGGAGTTCAAAACGTAATAGTTATACCATCCGATGAAGAAGTTTTTATTACCCAAGTTGTTGATAAATTGAACTTATTGTCGGAAACTTACGATATAAAACTTGTGGGGTCTCCTAATTGGGAGTCATTTCAGAATATTAATTTAAAACATTTAAAAGATCTGTCATTTCACTATATTTCTCCGGTATTTCGTAATTATTCAAATCCTGAGGTGAAAAAGTTTGTTGCGGAATACAGAACAACCTTTGAAACCGAGCCTTCAATTTATTCTTTTGAAGGCTATGATATAATGTATTATTTTGCAAATGCTTTAAGAAAATACGGCAGACATTTTCAGTTTTGTTTATCGCCCGGTGATGCTATACCCGATAAGAACGGAATTGTATTTGATTTTGATTTTGTAAGAACAAATAAAAACGGCGGATTTGAAAATAACGGAATGTTTATATTAGAATATAGTGAGAATTTTCAAAAGCAAAAAACAACTTTTTGA
- the fumC gene encoding class II fumarate hydratase: MEYRIEHDTMGEVKVPADKYWGAQTQRSRENFKIGDAGSMPKEIINAFGYLKKAAAQANSELGVLSEEKKVLIEKVCDEIIAGDLNDQFPLVIWQTGSGTQSNMNVNEVVSNRAHVINGGKLGEGTSPVHPNDDVNKSQSSNDTFPTAMHIAAYKMLIENTIPGIEKLRNTLDKKAKEFKNVVKNGRTHWMDATPLTLGQEFSGYISQIDHGLKALKNTLPHLTELALGGTAVGTGLNTPKGYDVLVAKKIAELTSLPFITGTNKFEGLAAHDAIVESSGALKQLAVSLMKIANDIRVMASGPRGGIGELIIPSNEPGSSIMPGKVNPTQVEALTMVCAQVIGNDTAITVGGMQGHFELNVFKPVMIHNFLESAKLLGDACVSFNDNLAVGIEPNHVEIKHKLENTLMLVTALNTKIGYEKAAKIAKKAHKENTTLRKAAIELGFVTNEQFDEWVVPSKMIGSLG, from the coding sequence ATGGAATACAGAATTGAACATGATACAATGGGAGAAGTAAAAGTTCCCGCAGACAAATATTGGGGAGCACAAACACAACGCTCTCGAGAAAATTTTAAAATAGGTGATGCCGGTTCAATGCCGAAGGAAATAATTAATGCTTTCGGATATTTGAAAAAAGCTGCTGCACAAGCAAATAGTGAATTAGGTGTCCTTTCCGAAGAAAAAAAAGTTCTTATAGAGAAAGTATGTGATGAAATTATTGCGGGAGATTTAAATGACCAATTTCCATTAGTTATTTGGCAAACCGGCTCGGGAACTCAATCAAATATGAATGTTAATGAAGTTGTTTCAAACAGAGCACATGTCATTAACGGAGGAAAACTCGGAGAAGGAACGAGCCCTGTTCATCCTAATGATGATGTGAATAAATCTCAATCTTCAAATGATACATTTCCTACCGCAATGCACATTGCTGCATATAAAATGCTTATTGAAAATACAATTCCCGGTATTGAAAAATTAAGAAATACGCTTGATAAAAAAGCAAAAGAGTTCAAAAATGTTGTTAAAAACGGTCGTACACATTGGATGGATGCAACACCTTTAACTTTAGGGCAAGAATTTTCAGGTTATATTTCGCAAATTGACCACGGATTAAAAGCTTTAAAAAATACACTTCCTCACCTTACCGAACTTGCATTGGGCGGAACAGCAGTCGGCACAGGGCTTAACACACCGAAAGGTTATGATGTATTGGTTGCAAAGAAGATTGCAGAGCTTACGAGTTTACCTTTTATTACCGGAACAAATAAATTTGAAGGACTTGCCGCACATGATGCAATTGTTGAATCGTCGGGAGCTTTAAAACAACTTGCAGTAAGCTTGATGAAGATTGCGAATGACATAAGGGTTATGGCATCGGGACCGAGAGGAGGAATAGGAGAATTAATTATACCTTCGAATGAACCGGGATCATCAATTATGCCGGGAAAAGTTAATCCTACACAAGTTGAAGCTCTTACAATGGTTTGTGCTCAAGTTATAGGAAATGATACGGCAATTACCGTAGGCGGAATGCAGGGACATTTTGAACTTAATGTGTTTAAACCTGTTATGATTCATAATTTTTTAGAATCTGCAAAACTTCTCGGAGATGCTTGTGTTTCTTTTAATGATAATCTTGCCGTAGGAATTGAGCCTAACCATGTTGAGATAAAACATAAGTTGGAAAATACTTTGATGTTGGTTACGGCTTTAAACACAAAAATAGGTTATGAAAAAGCTGCAAAAATTGCAAAAAAGGCTCATAAAGAAAATACAACCTTAAGAAAAGCTGCAATAGAACTGGGTTTTGTAACGAATGAACAATTTGATGAATGGGTTGTTCCTTCAAAAATGATTGGTTCTTTGGGTTAA
- the uvrA gene encoding excinuclease ABC subunit UvrA, protein MSKTKKNNKLFAENIEIKGARVHNLKNINLTIERDKFTVITGLSGSGKSSLAFDTLYAEGQRRYVESLSSYARQFLGRLNKPEVDYIKGIPPAIAVEQKVNTRNPRSTVGTSTEIYDYLKLLYARTGETFSPVSGKKVKRNTVTDVIDYLYQYPKNTKAIILAPLYVVSQRTCSQQLQILLKQGFSRVEFDNEIYAINELLNKSKISKPKKAYIVIDRISISNNEDTISRIADSVQTSFFEGKGVCVIKVFGKEKTIKETFSNKFEADGITFEIPTVHTFSFNNPLGACPVCEGFGKTMGIDEDLVIPNKNLSVYEETVACWRGEKMSWYKDEFIKIASDLNFPIHRSYYLLTQDEKDILWYGKGKFKGLFAFFKMIEKKSRKIQYRVMLSRYRGKTVCYECKGTRLKKEASYIKVGGKSIHELVNIPINELIAFFNNISLNQSQKDAGERLLTEIKNRLQYLSDVGLSYLTLNRLSSTLSGGESQRINLASSLGSSLVGSLYILDEPSIGLHPKDTDLLIKVLKQLRDIGNTVIVVEHDEDIIKASDNIIDIGPLAGTNGGELVYQGTYKDLMKLNGKTNKSLTSDYLRNIIKVPVPKKRRTSKQFIELKGATHNNLKNIDIKIPLNSMTVVTGVSGSGKSSLIRDILYPALSRILNDFGKKPGSYSEITGNIKQIKEIIFVDQNPIGKSSRSNPVTYLKAFDEIRKLFASQQLSTINGYKPAHFSFNIDGGRCENCRGEGEITVEMQFMADVHLVCDECKGKRFKDDILDVKFKDKSIFDILELTVDEAFEFFSENNETKKITTLIKPLVDVGLGYVKLGQSSNTLSGGESQRVKLASFLSKEKSLKKTMFIFDEPTTGLHFHDINKLLQSFNALLDRGHSIVIIEHNLEVIKSADYIIDLGPEGGDKGGYLLFAGTPEQLIKSKKSYTGKYLKEKL, encoded by the coding sequence ATGTCAAAAACAAAGAAAAATAACAAACTTTTTGCTGAAAACATTGAAATAAAAGGTGCAAGAGTTCATAATTTAAAAAATATAAATTTAACAATCGAAAGAGATAAATTTACCGTTATCACGGGTTTGTCCGGTTCCGGTAAGTCATCTTTAGCATTTGACACATTATATGCCGAAGGACAAAGAAGATATGTTGAAAGTTTATCATCTTATGCTCGTCAATTTTTAGGACGTTTAAATAAGCCCGAAGTTGATTACATAAAAGGAATTCCGCCGGCAATTGCTGTTGAACAAAAAGTAAATACGCGCAACCCTCGTTCAACAGTAGGAACTTCAACAGAAATTTATGATTACTTAAAACTGCTATATGCAAGAACCGGAGAAACATTTTCACCTGTTTCAGGAAAAAAAGTAAAAAGAAATACAGTTACTGATGTTATTGATTATTTATATCAATATCCTAAAAATACAAAAGCAATTATTCTTGCACCTTTGTATGTCGTAAGTCAACGAACCTGTTCTCAGCAACTTCAAATTTTATTAAAGCAAGGTTTTTCACGAGTTGAATTTGACAATGAGATTTATGCAATTAACGAATTGTTAAATAAATCGAAAATTTCAAAACCAAAAAAAGCATATATTGTTATTGACAGAATTTCAATATCAAATAATGAAGATACCATAAGCAGAATTGCAGACTCGGTTCAAACTTCTTTTTTTGAAGGTAAAGGTGTGTGCGTTATAAAAGTTTTCGGGAAAGAGAAAACAATTAAAGAAACTTTTTCAAATAAATTTGAAGCCGACGGAATAACTTTTGAAATTCCTACCGTTCATACATTCAGTTTTAATAATCCTTTGGGTGCATGCCCTGTTTGTGAAGGTTTCGGAAAAACTATGGGAATTGATGAAGATTTAGTTATTCCCAACAAAAATTTATCTGTTTATGAGGAAACCGTTGCTTGTTGGAGAGGCGAAAAAATGAGTTGGTATAAAGATGAATTTATAAAAATTGCATCAGATTTAAATTTCCCGATTCATCGCTCTTATTATTTATTAACACAAGATGAAAAAGATATTTTATGGTACGGGAAAGGTAAATTTAAAGGTTTATTTGCTTTCTTTAAAATGATTGAAAAAAAGAGCAGAAAGATTCAATATCGTGTTATGCTTTCAAGGTACAGAGGCAAAACAGTTTGTTATGAATGTAAAGGAACAAGGCTGAAAAAAGAAGCAAGTTATATTAAAGTAGGAGGCAAATCAATTCATGAATTAGTGAATATACCTATAAATGAACTAATTGCATTTTTTAATAATATAAGTCTTAACCAAAGCCAAAAAGATGCCGGCGAAAGATTATTAACCGAAATAAAAAACAGATTACAATATTTATCCGATGTAGGTTTGTCATATCTTACATTGAACAGACTGTCTTCAACGCTTTCGGGAGGCGAATCTCAAAGAATAAATTTGGCAAGTTCGTTGGGAAGCAGTTTGGTCGGTTCTTTATATATTCTTGATGAACCGAGCATAGGTTTGCATCCGAAAGACACTGATTTATTGATTAAAGTTTTGAAACAACTTCGAGATATAGGAAATACGGTAATTGTTGTTGAACACGATGAAGATATTATAAAAGCATCCGACAATATAATTGACATAGGACCTTTGGCGGGAACTAACGGCGGAGAATTGGTTTACCAAGGAACTTATAAAGATTTAATGAAATTAAACGGTAAAACAAACAAATCTTTAACCTCTGATTATCTGAGAAATATAATAAAAGTCCCTGTTCCGAAAAAAAGAAGGACTTCAAAACAGTTTATAGAACTTAAAGGTGCAACTCATAATAACCTGAAAAATATAGATATTAAAATTCCCTTAAATTCAATGACTGTTGTAACCGGTGTAAGCGGTTCCGGAAAATCATCCTTAATACGTGACATTTTATATCCGGCATTAAGCAGAATTTTGAATGATTTCGGTAAAAAACCCGGAAGTTATTCAGAAATAACAGGCAATATAAAACAAATTAAAGAAATTATTTTTGTTGATCAAAATCCGATAGGAAAATCATCTCGCTCTAATCCGGTTACTTACTTAAAAGCATTTGATGAAATAAGAAAATTGTTTGCATCTCAACAATTATCAACAATTAACGGCTATAAACCTGCTCATTTTTCTTTTAATATTGACGGAGGACGTTGCGAGAATTGCAGAGGCGAAGGCGAGATTACGGTTGAAATGCAATTTATGGCAGATGTTCATTTGGTTTGCGACGAGTGCAAAGGCAAGCGTTTCAAAGATGATATTTTAGATGTAAAGTTTAAAGATAAATCAATATTTGATATTCTTGAACTGACTGTTGATGAAGCTTTTGAGTTTTTCTCCGAGAATAATGAAACAAAAAAGATTACAACACTTATAAAACCGCTGGTTGATGTAGGTTTAGGATATGTTAAATTAGGACAATCTTCAAATACATTAAGCGGCGGCGAAAGTCAAAGAGTAAAACTCGCTTCGTTTTTAAGCAAGGAAAAATCATTAAAAAAAACAATGTTTATTTTTGATGAGCCGACAACAGGTTTGCATTTTCATGATATAAATAAACTTTTGCAATCTTTTAATGCACTTCTTGACAGAGGTCATTCTATAGTAATAATTGAACATAATTTAGAAGTAATAAAATCTGCAGATTATATTATTGACTTAGGTCCCGAAGGCGGTGATAAAGGCGGATATCTGCTGTTTGCAGGAACTCCGGAGCAATTGATAAAATCAAAAAAATCCTATACCGGAAAATATTTAAAAGAAAAGTTATAA